In Ruania alkalisoli, the DNA window TCAGACCTGATCGACGGTGCCGCCGGGACCGACCAGCCGCACCCGGCCGTGGGGAACGAACGTGGTGGCCTCGATCCGTGTGGACCGGGCCTCTCCCCCGGCCAGCTGAACCAGGTTCGCACCCTGGGATCTCGCGTGGGCGATGCCGTGGCCGGGGATCGTCGACGCCGGCTCGATCGCCGTGACGTATACCTCGCCCCACCATGGCGCACCGCCGCTGGCCCGCAGCTCCTGCCAGTACCAGGCGTGCGGGAACAGCTCCGCATCCCACCTCAGCCCCACCCCGAGCTCGATCTCGGGGTTCACCATCGCGTACCAGCCGGCGCCAGCGAAGTCGCCCAGATAGGCGAGGGTGGCCCGCGGCGCACTGGGGATGCGGGAGAAGTCGGCCGGTTCCCGGCCCGCCGGTGGCACCGGATGCGGCCAGTCGCCTCTCGCCGAGGGCTGCAGATCGGCACCGGCGTCGGAGGCGTCGGCAGTGATTGTGGTGGCGCTGGTGTAGATCCGGGTGGACGGCCCGATCAACGGGGCGCCGAATGCTGGGTGGTGGGACCACATGATCTCGATCGGGTCGGGGCTCGTGTTCGTCACCGCCTCGTCGATACTGAGCACGGGCCCACTGACGGCGACCCTGCGCTCGATCTGCAAGGGAGCCCTGGTCAATCGGGTGCGCAGGCGGGCGTACGCTTCGCCGTCAGCAGCGCCGGAATCCACCAACTGCCAGGGGATCCGGGAGGCCTCCCCGTGCCAGCCCCAGGTCAGTCCGCCGGGAGCCTCGCTCGCGTCGCCACCGTTGGGGCACAGCAACTGCCAGCCACCGCAGTAGCGCTCCAGCCACTCGGCCTCGTCCTCGGCGTTCCAGCGTCCGGAACCGTAGGGGGGCATTGCCCACGGGGTCTTCCAGAGCACGTCCACGCCGGTGCGGCGGTCGATCAGGGCGTGCACGTCGCAGCCCTGCTGGGGCAGCAGCGT includes these proteins:
- a CDS encoding aldose 1-epimerase, whose product is MTAQVTETDLGNGWTGLRLRSDDLEVTLLPQQGCDVHALIDRRTGVDVLWKTPWAMPPYGSGRWNAEDEAEWLERYCGGWQLLCPNGGDASEAPGGLTWGWHGEASRIPWQLVDSGAADGEAYARLRTRLTRAPLQIERRVAVSGPVLSIDEAVTNTSPDPIEIMWSHHPAFGAPLIGPSTRIYTSATTITADASDAGADLQPSARGDWPHPVPPAGREPADFSRIPSAPRATLAYLGDFAGAGWYAMVNPEIELGVGLRWDAELFPHAWYWQELRASGGAPWWGEVYVTAIEPASTIPGHGIAHARSQGANLVQLAGGEARSTRIEATTFVPHGRVRLVGPGGTVDQV